CGACGCAATAAATATCAGAGAAAGAATGACTACCAATGTCCATTTTACTCCGAAATACCCAATCAGAAGCCCGCCTGCAGCATGTCCGCATACCGAAGAGATAAGAAATGTAGCCTGATTAAGCGTAACAGCATTCGGGAGATTTTCTTTTTTTACAATCTTAGGAATCATAGAAGGAACAATAGGTCCTATAAATGCCCGCGCAATACCCGTAAAAAAGATAACTCCGTATATAAAATAGGTAGTCTGATGCCCGTCAAAATGCATTTCCATCCTGAAGAATGCAGGAATCAGCAGCAGTCCGATCAGGAAAATATAAGCATAGTTACAGATCAGTAATAATCTCTTTTTTTCATTCATATCAATGACATGGCCTGCATATAACGCACAGCTTACCGCAGGAATCACCTCCGAAAGTCCTATCAGCCCAATTGAAAACGGGTCTTTTGTCAGCTGATATACCCACCATCCCAATAAAGTAGCAAGCATCCTGAAGGCTAAAACAATAAAAAATCTTCCCGTAAGAAGATTCCTGAATTCAATATTTTCTAATGTTTTTAACGGGGTAAAAGAAATCATGCACAAAAATAGCCCTAAATATTTATTTAAGGCTGTTTGTATATTTGTTTTTTAAATGATAAATCAAATAAGTTCTGAAAGATAAAATCTATTTTAGTCTGCTCTCAGTGAACTGATCACGATGGCGGCAACACCTGCAGCACCAATTACCGTAGCACCCGCTGTTACTCTGGCTTTAGATCTATCTTTCACCGCAGCTACATTAGATTTTGGAATGATTACTTCTGTACTGTCTTTCTTACCGGCAGTCCCGATGAGGTTATTTCCGTCTACATTTCTAAAGAGCATTTTCTGTTTCGGAGAACCGTCTTTCATGGTAACGATATACATTCTTCCGGCTTCCAGATTAGAATAGTTATTTTTTGAAATATCATCACTGTACTTTGTCGTAGCACATGAGGAGATAACAAATAAAGAGGTTAATAAAGCTGATTTTAAAAGTACAGATGCTCTCATTATTATTTTTTAGTTTTTCAAATTTATAATTTTTTTCCAATATACGTTTTTGGAATTAAAAAAATATCTTTAAAATTTATGAAGTTCTAACTGATCTGCAATTTTTCTGTCATTGGCCAGCCTCGGGATTTTATTCTGCCCACCCAATTTTCCTTGGGATTTAGCATATTCATGGAAAGCGTTTTTCCTCAGTTTTGTGATATGAAGTTTCTGCAGGATATTTCCGGTAATCAGATCGTCATAGTAAATATTGCGTTTACGTAGCTGATCATCAAGTTCGTTTCGGAAAAGATTCATATTTTCAGGTTCCTTTTCAAATTCTATCAGCCACTCATGATAAGGAAGCCCTTCATTGGGATTCACCTGCGGTGCAAGATGGAATTCTGTGATCTGCGCCGGGAACTTCTCCAAAGCGGCTTTCATTGCTTCTTCTACCTCAAAAGCAATAACATGTTCTCCGAAAGCGGAAGTGAAATGTTTGGTTCTGCCGCTTACCAGAATTCTATAAGGATCTTTGCAGATAAATCTCACTACATCCCCGATGGAATAGGCCCAAAGACCTGAATTGGTAGTCAGGATAAGAGCATAATCTTTATGAAGTTCAACCTCTTTTAATGACAGGCGTCGTGCTCCGGGCTTTCCGTATTCTTCTAACGGAATAAATTCGTAAAAAATTCCGTGGTTGGTTAAAAGAAGTAGTCCTTCCTTCGTATAATCATCCTGGAAGGCAAAAAAACCTTCAGATGCGGGGAAGGTCTGTACGGTATCTACTTTTCCACCCAGCAGATCTTCCATTTTATCTCTGTAAGGCTCGTAATTAACGCCTCCCGTTACGATAAGCTGCAGATTCGGGAAAAGCTGTTTGATCTTTTTACCATATTTTTCAGTCAGTTTTTCAAAATACATGATCAGCCATGGTGGAATACCCGAGATAAGGGTCATATCTTCCTTCTCTGTTTCTTCGATAATTTTGTCGACCTTGGCTTCCCAGTCTTCCATGATATTGGTTTCCCAGCTTGGAAGACGGTTCTTTTGAAGGTAACCGGGAATGTGGTGGGCAACAATGCCGGAAAGACGTCCTGTTTTTATTCCGAAAACTTCTTCCAGCTCCGGGCTACCCTGGAGGAAGATCATTTTTCCTTTAACGAAATCTGCGTTATTCTTTTGAGCAATGTAATGGAAAAGAGCACTCTGTGCACCTGCGATCTGAAAAGGCATTCCTTCTTTGGAAATAGGAATGTATTTTGACCCCGAAGTTGTTCCCGATGTTTTGGCAAAATATTCAGGGGTTTCTGTCCATAGAATATTGGCCTGCCCTCTTTTTACTCTTTCAATATAGGGTTTTAAATCTTCATAATCTGCAACAGGAACTCTTTTCTGAAACTCCTGTACCGAATGGATATTCTCAAAATCATGCTCCCGCCCGAAAAGCGTTTTCTGGGCAGTTTTAACAAGAGAGAGAAGCAGGGCTTCCTGGTTTTGTTCAGCATTTTTCTTGAATTCTTCAGTTTTCCGGACATGTTTTTTTGCCCAGATCAGTGCTGCATTTTTCTTGATGAAGTTTAACATGCTTCAAATTTATAAATAAGTATAGAATCTTAAGCCATTTTCTTTGCTCAGGTGTAAAAGTTTAGGGATTTTTAATGATGGTAAATGAGCATAAAATAAATAATACCGTTTCGTTTATCTTATTTATACAGGACATAAATATCCTTGTGTGAAATATATTTTCAATCTTCTTATATATCGGCCATTCTTTCTATTTAAATCCTGTTTAGAATTGAAGAAAACATTGGTATTAAAAAATTTTCGCTCGTAGATTTGTCAGATTGAGCATATTTTTTGAAGCTTTAGACTATGAGTTACAAAAAAAACCAGTGAATAACTTCACCGGTTCTTCGAAATTTGATTATGAAAATAACAACTATATGTTGAGTTTATTTGTTCTCTTTATATCTCTTGTCAGGAGTGCCGTCTTTTTTTAGCTTTTTGTTCTCCTTATATCTTTTGTCCGGTGTACCGTCTTTTTTCATTTTGGCTGCCGGTTTTGCTGTTTTGGCTTCAGGAGCTTTTACTGTTTTTGTAGTCTGATGAGGGGCTGTGCCGGAAGCAGGAGCAGTCTGTTGGGCAGTTGCAAGCCCTAGGCCTAGTACCAAAGACATTGCAGTTAATAATTTTTTCATAGGGTTTTATTGTTTGTTTTCTTAAGTAAAGATAATCAAAAAACGGGCTGGAAAAACGGATGTTTTTAAACTTAACTAAAGTTTATTACTGCTTAAAAAAAAATTAAAACGTTGATATAAGGCATAAAATGAGCCTGTTTATTTTAAACAGGCTCTGATGTAAGTATGAATTGTTGGTTTATCGTGTACAGTTGGCAGTCCAGGTTTTACCATCTTTTATGTATAAGATCTTTAGCTCATTATTATCAATTCTGATGTAAGATGTTGCATTAGATCCTATCATAACCAGAGTATGGTCTCCTTGCTGCTCAAATTCTATTCCGTTCAAATCGGGGATGCTGTTAGAGAATGCAAAATTATACTTTGTACCGCTGGCGATCTTGGTCACAAATACACTTCCGTTGTCTGTATTAATGTTGGTAGATCCGTCATTATAGGAAACACTGCCTTTATAGGTTCCCGCAAAAAAGTCATTATTTACAGGGTCATCATCTCTGCTGCACGATGAAAAAGATAACGCTGTAAAAAATACCAGCATACAAATTCCTAAAATTCTAATTGCTTTTTTCATAATACTATTTCTTTAAAAGTTTGTTAAAGGAAAATTTCCAAACTTTATGCCATGGGGTTAAAAACAATATTTTTTTAACGTATAATTAAATGAATTGGTAAAAAATTAAGATTTGGGTATCTGTTTTAAAGTTTTGTTAATTTTTATACAAAACCCGAATTCTTAAAAAAGAGAAAAATATACGTATCTTTGCCGCTCAGACACGGTTTCGGAGAACTTCCGAAATCGCTTTTGTCGTTTATACAATTACTATTTATGCAGCTAAAACCTATCAACGAAAAATTTCTTCCCGATCTGCTTCAGAAAGAATTTGGCAAAGAGATCTTTGATCAGCTGGAAGGGAGCCAGCATATTTCCGTGAAGGGAAATGCTGGTTCTTCAGCTTCTATTTTTACTGCCGAGCTTTTCCTCACACGAAAAAAAAATATCCTTTATCTGGTTGATGATAAGGAAGATGCCCTGTATGCGAATACTGAAATGGAAGATCTGCTGGGGAAAGATAAAGTTTTGTATTTTCCGGCAACCCATATGGAACCTTATCAGGTTGAGAAAACGCAGAATGCCAATCTTGTTTTGAGAACAGAGGTTTTAAATAAGATCAATTCAGGGAGATCTCCCAAAGTGATTGTTGCCTATGCGGGAGCTTTATCGGAGAAAGTTCTTAAAAAAGAAGACTTTAAAGCCATTTCTCATCATATAAAAACAGGAGATCAGCTGGACTTTGATTTTGTAGATGAGCTTCTTACACATTATCATTTTCAGCAGGCTGATTTCGTTTCCGAGCCCGGAGAGTTCTCAGTAAGAGGGGGAATTGTAGATGTATTTTCTTATTCCCACGAAAAGCCTTACCGTATTACTTTCTTTGGAAATGAAGTGGAAAGTATTAAAACATTTGATATAGAAACCCAGCTTTCAGTAGAAAAAGTAAAAGAGTTCCAGCTGGTTTCGAATATGAATTTTTCGGTGACAGGAACAAGGGTTTCATTACTGCAGCTTCTGCCGGAAGGGAGTTTTATCATTTCCCGGAATGGAGCGACCGGAATGCAGAAAATCAAAACATTTTATGAAAAATCTCTT
This region of Chryseobacterium vaccae genomic DNA includes:
- a CDS encoding GH3 auxin-responsive promoter family protein, whose product is MLNFIKKNAALIWAKKHVRKTEEFKKNAEQNQEALLLSLVKTAQKTLFGREHDFENIHSVQEFQKRVPVADYEDLKPYIERVKRGQANILWTETPEYFAKTSGTTSGSKYIPISKEGMPFQIAGAQSALFHYIAQKNNADFVKGKMIFLQGSPELEEVFGIKTGRLSGIVAHHIPGYLQKNRLPSWETNIMEDWEAKVDKIIEETEKEDMTLISGIPPWLIMYFEKLTEKYGKKIKQLFPNLQLIVTGGVNYEPYRDKMEDLLGGKVDTVQTFPASEGFFAFQDDYTKEGLLLLTNHGIFYEFIPLEEYGKPGARRLSLKEVELHKDYALILTTNSGLWAYSIGDVVRFICKDPYRILVSGRTKHFTSAFGEHVIAFEVEEAMKAALEKFPAQITEFHLAPQVNPNEGLPYHEWLIEFEKEPENMNLFRNELDDQLRKRNIYYDDLITGNILQKLHITKLRKNAFHEYAKSQGKLGGQNKIPRLANDRKIADQLELHKF